The Nicotiana sylvestris chromosome 6, ASM39365v2, whole genome shotgun sequence genomic sequence CAAGTGACACTGAAGCAAATCCTTGGGCGGCCCTTAATGCTGTGTCGTTGAGGAATGAAAGACAACTAGAGGAAGTTATTTCTAAAAAAAGGAAACATGTGACTTTTAATGAGAGGCTAACCACTATAGAATCAACATCAGAGAAAGATAAGGAGCCAAAGATGCCAGCTGGAGAGGCGGTGGCTGAGCAACCCCCACAATTGGTTGCAAGGCCACCACCTCCCTTCCCTCAAAGATTGCAGAAATTAAGAGATAATACCGCATATAAAAAGTTTCTTAATATCTTGAAGCAGGTGCAGATTAATATTCCATTGGTTGACATCTTACAAGAAGTACCCAAATATGTAAAGTACATCAAGGACATTGTGGCAAATAAAAGGAGGTTAACCGAGTTCGAGATTGTGGCACTTACTAAGGAGTGCAGTTCCAGAATTCAAGGCAAGTTACCTCAGAAATTGAAGGATCCAGGTAGTTTCACTATCCAAATCTCATGGGTAAACATGTTGTTGGGCGAGCTTTATATGATCTTAAAGTGAGCATCAACTTGATGTCGCTATCTATGTTAGACAGTTGGGGTTGGGTGAGCCACGCCTAACAACAGTTATCTTACAGTTAGCTGATCGCTCCCTTGCTCATCCTGAGGGAGTGATTGAAGATATGCTAGTTCAAGTGGGTTCTTTCATATTCCCTACTGATTTCATTATGCTAGACTACGAGCCCGATCAGGAAGTCTCATTTATTTTGGGGCGTCAATTCCTAGCCACGGGCCGAGCTATTATTGATGTCTGCGAAGGAAAGATGACAATGAGAGTGGGTGATCGAGTGGAGGTCTTCAATGTTTATAGAGCAATCAAGTTACCAGCCCACTATGAAGAGTTATCTATGATCTCTGTGGTGGAGAGTGATGCCACATTGTTAGTGCCCTATATGAGCCCCGTAGATCCTGTTGAACGAGTATTGATTGGGGATGTAGAAAATAGTGAAGATGAAATGATAGGAGAAATTGAGCAAGTACTAAATATGTCCTGCAGTTATGTACATGGGTTTAGAAAATTTGAAGAGTTAGATAGGCCTGTTACTCTGACCATTCCCAGGCCATCTATTGAAGAAGCTCCGAAGCTAAAACTCAAGCCACTTCCAGTGCATCTGTGCTATGCCTATTTGGGGAGCTCTGAGACATTGCCCGTGATTATTTCGTCCAGCTTGACCAGCACTCAAGAAGAAAAATTACTTAGAGTACTCCGTGTGCATAAAATGTCTATTGGGTGGACTATAGCTGACATCAAGGGTATTAGTCCATcgttttgcatgcataaaatctttTTCGAGGATGGACACCACCCCCAGTGTGGAGCAGTAAAGaagattaaatcccattatgAAAGAGGTGGTGAAAAAGGAAGTAATCAAGTTGCTCGATGCAGGGATCATTTTTCCTATTTCTGACAGCAACTGAGTAagcccagttcaatgtgtgcCCAAACAGAGAGGAATGACTGTAGTTGAGAACGAGAAAAATGAGCTAATCCCTACTCGCACTGTTACAGGATGGAGAGTCTGCATTGATTATAGAAGGCTCAACAAGGCAACTCGCAAGGACCACTTCTCACTTCCATTCATCGACCAAATGCTAGACAGGTTAGTTGGACATGAATATTACTGCTTCCTTGATGGTTATTCAGGATACAATCAGATTGTCATATGCCCAGAGGATCAGGAGAGGACTACTTTCACTTGTCCTTATGGCACTTTTGCCTTCAAGCGAATGATGTTTGGACTTTGTAATGCACTAACCACTTTCCAGaggtgcatgatggctattttcaccgacatggtggaaaaaTTCGTGGAAgtgtttatggatgatttttcagttTTTGGGTCTTCTTATGATGACTGCTTGAGGAATTTGATCAAGGTGctagcccgttgtgaagaaacaaatCTGGTACtgaattgggaaaagtgtcattttatggtacaagaaggcatcgTGTTGGGTCACAGAGTATCTAGGAGCGGCATTGAAGTTGATAAAGCGAAGGTGGAGGCGGTTGAAAAGTTACCTCCACCTAATTCAGTGAAGGGtgttcggagtttcttgggacacGCGGGTTTCTATCAGTGCTTTATTAAAGATTTTTCGAAAATCGCTACTCCTTTGTGCAGGCTGCTTGAAAAAGATGTAACTTTCAACTTTGATGATGCTTGCCTCAAGGCATTTGTAGAACTTAAAAAGAAGTTGGTGACTACTCCTATTATTGTGGCACTTGATTGGTCCTTACCatttgaactcatgtgtgatgcgagtgacCTTGCTATTGGGGCAGTGCTCGGCCAGAGGAAGGACAAGGTGTTTTATTCCATCTACTATGTGAGTAAGACTCTTGATGATGCACAGCTGAATTACACCACCACTGAGAAGGAGTTGTTAGTTGTAGTGTGGGCCTTTGAGAAATTTCGGGCGTACTTGGTGGGAACGAaagtcatagtccataccgatcatgcagCAATCAggtatttgtttacaaaaaaagaaTCTAAGGCTAGATTGATGCACTGGGTTTTATTGCTACAGGAATTTGATGTAGAAATACGAGATCGAAAGGggacagagaaccaagtagctgaccacTTATCGAGGTTGGAAAATCACGAACACGTGGAGGAGGGTGGCCAAATTAAAGAAGTATTCCCTGATGAGCAACTTTTTGCTATAAACCAACACCCTCCCCCATGGTACGCAGACTATGTGAATTATCTTATGAGTGGGGTACTTCCTCCCAAAATCCAATCTGAAGCTAGAAAGAGGTTTTTACATGATGTGAACTTCTACGACTGGGATGAGCCCTATTTGTACAAGCAATGTGCTGATCAGTTGATGAGGAGATGCATTCCTGAAAAAGAGGTGGAGTTAGTGTTGTATGATTGTCACGCATCACCTTATGGGGGCCATCATGGAGGAGATAGAACAGCTGCAAGTGTGCTACAATCTGGTCTCTTTTGGCCGACTTTATTCAAGGATGCCCATGCATTCGTTAAGAAATGTGACTAATGTCAGAAAACGCGAACAATCACAAGGAAGCATAAGATGCCTTTAAATAACATTCTAGAAGTTGAgtttttgatgtgtgggggatAGATTTTATGGGGCCATTTCCACCGTCCAGAGGAAACAAATACATTTTGCTAGAAGTTGACTACGTGTCAAAATGGGTGGGGCAATTGCTCTACCAAAGAATTTTGCCATGGTGGTAACTGTTTTTGTGAAAAAGAACATATTCTCGAGATTTGGGACTCCACGTGCCTTAATTAGTGATGAAGGGACTCATTTTTTGCAATAGATTGTTGAATAACCTTCTAGCTAAATATGAAGTTCGCCACAGAGTTGCTACATCATATCATCCTCAAACAAATGGGCAAGCTGAGGTGTCAAACGGAGAAATCAAGCAAATATTGGAGAAGACAGTGAGTGTGAATAGGAAGGATTGGGCTACAAAGTTGGATGATGCCCTATGGGCATATAGGACTGCATATAAAACGCCAATTGGAGAGTCCCCTTACAAGCTGGTTTATGGGAAGGCATGTCACTTGCCCGTTGAGCTTGAACACAAGGCATACTAGGCCATTAAGAAGCTGAACATGAACCTTGGAGTCGCAGGTGAGAAAAGACTGATGCAGTTGAATGAGTTAGATGAGTTCAGGCTGCACTCTTATGAAAATGCTAAGCTATATAAAGAAAACACAAAATAATGGCATGACAAGAATATCCAGCCACGTCACTTTGAGCCAGGCCAACAAGTATTATTATTCAATTCTAGACTACTGCTGTTCCTTGGGAAGCTAAAGTCAAGATGGTCAGGTCCTTTTGAGGCGGTAAGAGTCACTCCTTATGGTGCAATCGAGCTGCGAGCTTTAAATGGTGAGAGGAAATTCTTGGTGAATGGTCATAGAGTCCAGCATTATTGGGGAGGAATGATTAATCGTGAAAAGACCAAGGTTGTACTCGCTAATGAGTAAGTGAGACTCTacgtcatgccgcgacgttaaatcaggcgcttgttgAGAGGCAACCCAATTTTTATTGCATCCCTagttaacttcttattttttttctttttagaataGGTAGAGTATTGCATTTTCTTTATAGGTATAGAAATTTCAGATGTAATGGTGTAAGACGTGTAAATTGGGTATATATAAGGCTCAAGGGATTGGGAtgtttattcaaaaaaaaataaaaaatttcagcGTGAACAGCGCCCAGGCCAGCGCCCAGCGCTGCCTGGGGCGCCAAACATAGTAGGGTCCGAAAACCCCAGCGCCAGGAAGGGCGCCAGGCACCAAGCTGGGGTGTCCAGGTaagtttttcttaattttttttatttcgttATTTATTGTATTTTATCCCATACCCATTTAACCCAACCCAAATACCCATTTACACTAATACTACTACCCATATCCCTTCCCAAACCCACCCAAACACAAACAACCCAAAATTTTACAACCTAAAGCAGCACAACTCCGCGCCAACCGCTACTGCTCTGTCGACTCCCTTCTTCCTCTTCAGGAAATTGTGtctccaatttttttttctttttctttctcgcCATCTTGCACTCCTTTTCCaggtatttcttcttcttctcttctctttcttgGTGTACTCTAACTAGTAGATTAACATAATCCCAATCCCAAGAGCCCTACTTCCCCATTGTTTTCCTCATATAGTTCTTATGAAATTTTTATGGTGAGTGATGTGTTTGGTCGAAAATTATGTGTTTGATATGTATACGTAGTAGTAAATTAGAATTCTTTCTACTTTGTTGAAAATTGGGAGGGCCACCATGTTCCACCATTGTTGAAATATAAGAACACACTTTATGGCCACATTGTGTTTGTTTAAATGCTTGAAAGAGGATTTTTGGTGCACCGGTGAAGTCTATGTAACCGGAAGCAATTGTGTATGCATTTGGGCTAAGTATGGGGTGAGTAGGGTCACTTTTACATGCTCGGGGATGTGGTGTTGATGAAGAACATGTTCTTACACCATTGCTTTTATATGTTGTATGTTGTAGAATCTTGTAAGTTAGCCTAACTTAGTATAGTCTAGTATTTGTGAAAGGTGCATACTATATGCCTTTTGCTTAAATTATTGAGAATTCACGTTGCCATGATCAATCTTCATTGTGTATCATGGGGAAGTCTTGAGTACCCATAGATTTGAGGTGCAATACTTGTATTTGTGCCTTCGACTTTTAAGTATGGGCTCATTTCATGACTTGCACGACAACCTGAGGCATATTTCTTGAACCATTATCACATTCATGTTTACTTGTGTAGCAGGATACTATGGCTCGTGATAGCACTAGCAAAGGAAAAGGAGTTGGACCTCCACCACCTCTTCGGCGACCAAAAATCGCAAGTAGGAAGAAAGCTCTTCACGGCAATCCAAAGGGCAACAGGCTGCCGAGGGATCGAAGCAAGTGCCATTGAGGCCGAGGCCTCGTTTGGACTTGGTTGATGCTACTGCTATAGCTTGGCATAGAGACTTCATGTCATCTGGTCGGTACATTTCTGAGATGGGGATTAATACCATAGCCTTAGAGAAGCAATTTCCGGAGATACTTTACAGGTTGCAAGCTTTATAGATGGACAAGTTCTTGGAATGCCCGGGGCCCGCGAACCTGAGCATGGTACGAGAGCTATATGCTAACTGGGATTATCATAGAAGCACTTCATGTGTACGAGGAAGGGATGTGCCACTGGGCAGGGAGTATTTGTGTGACTTTTTGGGAGTTGAGAATGCCGACCCAAGGAGACTCCAACGATTGATCTGAAAGCCGAAGTATGAGCAAATATGTCACATTCTTTGTGGCGTAGAGTCCAATGCTAAGTGGATACGGAAGCAAGGCAACATTCACCTCTCTATGGTCCGCTCAGACTTCAACAACACTACCAAAGTGTGGTAGAACTTTGTGTAGGTGAGATTAATGCCGGCAGAGCACAGCAGTGACTGCACTCGAGCTAGGGTGTGTCTCATCTTCTCCTTGAGGATAGGCCGACCAATAAATGTAGCTGACATCATGCTCAATGAGATGGCCCGCAC encodes the following:
- the LOC104212727 gene encoding uncharacterized protein, giving the protein MMVEQQSLTTTVRNLERQVGQLASAQNTRPAGALPSDTEANPWAALNAVSLRNERQLEEVISKKRKHVTFNERLTTIESTSEKDKEPKMPAGEAVAEQPPQLVARPPPPFPQRLQKLRDNTAYKKFLNILKQVQINIPLVDILQEVPKYVKYIKDIVANKRRLTEFEIVALTKECSSRIQGKLPQKLKDPGSFTIQISWLGLGEPRLTTVILQLADRSLAHPEGVIEDMLVQVGSFIFPTDFIMLDYEPDQEVSFILGRQFLATGRAIIDVCEGKMTMRVGDRVEVFNVYRAIKLPAHYEELSMISVVESDATLLVPYMSPVDPVERVLIGDVENSEDEMIGEIEQVLNMSCSYVHGFRKFEELDRPVTLTIPRPSIEEAPKLKLKPLPVHLCYAYLGSSETLPVIISSSLTSTQEEKLLRVLRVHKMSIGWTIADIKGISPSFCMHKIFFEDGHHPQCGAVKKIKSHYERGGEKGSNQVARCRDHFSYF